In a single window of the Acinetobacter sp. CS-2 genome:
- a CDS encoding acyl-CoA thioesterase — translation MSLRQLFTAIEQDEWVDIPQGWLQGRTIYGGLVAGMMMHKALLAVADAEKQLLSTSVTFVGPVQMAAVQLSAEILRQGKSVTTVEVRLWQDDAVQSILIASFGMHRQSTISVQQERLAPEFPMPEQLNIAEHHPLAPECFGQMDLVWVDGQYPCTGSVKPDFSGWMRFNPDRHDNREMSIADLMVAFDMWPPGVLPMFKTFAPASSLTWHVTYVHPLNSHLHDWFKYKVFTDYAAEGYSTEYAHLWDAANRLIAISRQTVTVFA, via the coding sequence ATGTCACTGCGCCAATTATTCACTGCGATCGAACAGGACGAATGGGTCGATATTCCGCAAGGCTGGTTACAGGGGCGCACCATTTATGGTGGACTGGTGGCCGGGATGATGATGCACAAAGCCTTGCTGGCGGTTGCAGATGCAGAAAAACAGTTGTTAAGTACCAGTGTGACCTTTGTTGGTCCAGTGCAAATGGCAGCGGTCCAGTTGAGTGCTGAAATTTTACGTCAAGGTAAGTCCGTGACCACGGTTGAAGTACGGCTCTGGCAGGACGATGCTGTGCAAAGTATTTTGATTGCCAGTTTTGGCATGCATCGCCAGTCGACTATTTCCGTACAACAGGAACGACTTGCACCTGAATTTCCTATGCCTGAGCAATTAAACATTGCGGAGCATCATCCTTTAGCCCCGGAATGTTTTGGACAGATGGATCTGGTCTGGGTAGATGGACAGTATCCATGCACTGGCAGTGTGAAACCTGATTTTAGTGGCTGGATGCGTTTTAATCCGGATCGGCATGACAATCGGGAAATGAGCATCGCCGACTTGATGGTGGCCTTCGATATGTGGCCTCCTGGCGTTTTGCCGATGTTTAAAACATTCGCACCGGCCAGTTCGCTGACCTGGCATGTGACCTATGTGCACCCTTTAAACAGTCATCTGCATGATTGGTTTAAATATAAAGTATTTACCGATTATGCAGCTGAAGGTTATTCGACCGAGTATGCTCATCTTTGGGATGCAGCAAACAGATTGATTGCGATTTCAAGACAGACAGTTACCGTGTTTGCCTAG